In one window of Burkholderia sp. NRF60-BP8 DNA:
- the otnK gene encoding 3-oxo-tetronate kinase — MTASASRPLLGCIADDFTGATDLADMLVKSGMRTVQTIGVPADGAAADTIVDADAIVVALKSRTIPAADAVAQSLAAYEWLRAQGCRQFFFKYCSTFDSTAAGNIGPVADALLDAAGGDFTIACPAFPENGRTIYRGHLFVGDVLLNESGMEHHPLTPMKDANLVRVLQQQTKSPVGLIRYDTIALGAAAVRARIDQLRAEGVRFAIADALSDRDLYVLGEACAGLPLVTGGSGIALGLPANFRRAEQLPERDNAASLPRIDGLSAVLAGSASKATNAQVAAWRATRPAFRIDPLAASRGEPVVEQALAFARSHLPHPVLIYATATPDEVKAVQQALGVDAAGHLVESTLAAIARGLRELGVRKFVVAGGETSGAVVQALDVKSLQIGAQIDPGVPATATIDAQPLGLALKSGNFGTTDFFDKALRALDGAAR; from the coding sequence ATGACCGCTTCCGCTTCCCGTCCCCTGCTCGGCTGCATCGCCGACGATTTCACCGGCGCGACCGATCTCGCGGACATGCTCGTCAAGAGCGGCATGCGCACCGTACAGACGATCGGCGTGCCCGCCGACGGCGCGGCTGCCGACACGATCGTCGACGCCGACGCGATCGTCGTCGCGCTGAAGTCGCGCACGATTCCCGCCGCCGACGCCGTCGCGCAATCCCTCGCCGCGTACGAATGGTTGCGCGCGCAAGGATGCCGCCAGTTCTTCTTCAAGTACTGCTCGACGTTCGATTCGACCGCCGCTGGCAACATCGGGCCGGTGGCCGACGCGCTGCTCGATGCGGCCGGCGGCGACTTCACGATCGCGTGCCCGGCGTTCCCCGAGAACGGCCGCACGATCTATCGCGGCCACCTGTTCGTCGGCGACGTGCTGCTGAACGAATCGGGGATGGAGCATCATCCGCTCACGCCGATGAAGGATGCGAACCTCGTACGCGTGCTGCAGCAGCAGACGAAGTCGCCGGTCGGCCTGATCCGCTACGACACGATCGCGCTCGGCGCGGCCGCCGTGCGCGCGCGGATCGACCAGCTGCGTGCGGAAGGGGTGCGTTTCGCGATCGCCGACGCGCTGTCGGACCGCGACCTCTACGTCCTCGGCGAAGCGTGCGCGGGCCTGCCGCTCGTCACCGGCGGCTCGGGCATCGCGCTCGGCCTGCCCGCGAATTTCCGCCGCGCGGAGCAACTGCCCGAGCGCGACAACGCGGCGTCGCTGCCGCGCATCGACGGCCTGTCGGCCGTGCTCGCCGGCAGCGCGTCGAAGGCGACCAACGCACAGGTCGCCGCGTGGCGCGCGACGCGACCGGCCTTCCGCATCGATCCGCTCGCGGCCTCGCGCGGCGAGCCGGTCGTCGAGCAGGCGCTCGCGTTTGCGCGCTCGCACCTGCCGCACCCCGTGCTGATTTATGCAACGGCCACGCCCGACGAAGTAAAAGCCGTGCAGCAAGCGCTCGGCGTCGATGCGGCCGGCCATCTCGTCGAAAGCACGCTCGCGGCGATTGCCCGCGGGCTGCGCGAACTCGGCGTGCGCAAGTTCGTCGTCGCCGGCGGCGAGACGTCCGGCGCGGTCGTGCAGGCGCTCGACGTGAAGTCGCTGCAGATCGGCGCGCAAATCGACCCGGGCGTGCCGGCCACGGCCACCATCGACGCGCAGCCGCTCGGCCTCGCGCTGAAATCCGGCAACTTCGGCACGACGGACTTTTTCGACAAGGCGCTGCGCGCGCTGGACGGAGCCGCACGATGA
- the otnI gene encoding 2-oxo-tetronate isomerase, with the protein MPRFAANLSMMYTEHAFLERFAAAAHDGFKAVEYLFPYDFAAEDIRARLDAHGLEQALFNAPPGDWAAGERGIASLPGREDEFRRGIDRALDYARTIGNKKLHVMAGMVPPGADRARRRDTYLSNLRHAAQAGAAHGITILIEPINPRDMPGYFLNRQDDAQAICAEVGAPNLKVQFDCYHCQIVEGDLAVKLERDFAGIGHIQIAGVPERHEPDVGELNYPYLFALIDALGYDGWIGCEYRPKAGTSEGLGWLRPYL; encoded by the coding sequence ATGCCACGCTTCGCCGCCAACCTCTCGATGATGTACACCGAGCATGCGTTTCTCGAACGCTTCGCCGCTGCCGCCCACGACGGCTTCAAGGCCGTCGAGTACCTGTTCCCGTACGACTTCGCCGCCGAGGACATCCGCGCGCGTCTCGACGCGCACGGCCTCGAACAGGCGCTGTTCAACGCGCCGCCGGGCGACTGGGCCGCGGGCGAACGCGGCATCGCGTCGCTGCCGGGCCGCGAGGACGAGTTCCGCCGCGGCATCGACCGGGCGCTCGACTATGCACGCACGATCGGCAACAAGAAGCTGCACGTGATGGCCGGCATGGTGCCGCCGGGCGCCGATCGCGCGCGCCGTCGCGACACCTATCTGTCGAACCTGCGGCATGCGGCGCAAGCGGGCGCCGCGCACGGCATCACGATCCTGATCGAGCCGATCAACCCGCGCGACATGCCCGGCTATTTCCTGAATCGCCAGGACGACGCGCAGGCGATCTGCGCGGAAGTCGGCGCGCCGAACCTGAAGGTGCAGTTCGACTGCTATCACTGCCAGATCGTCGAAGGCGATCTCGCGGTGAAACTCGAGCGCGATTTCGCGGGCATCGGCCATATCCAGATCGCGGGCGTGCCGGAACGCCACGAGCCGGACGTCGGCGAACTCAACTACCCGTACCTGTTCGCGCTGATCGACGCGCTCGGCTACGACGGCTGGATCGGCTGCGAATATCGGCCGAAGGCCGGCACGTCCGAAGGCCTCGGCTGGCTCAGGCCGTACCTGTGA
- the denD gene encoding D-erythronate dehydrogenase: MKVLITGGAGFLGQRLARKLLERGELTGPDGRVETIDELVLLDVVQGSDFGDARVTSIVGDIADRAVLERAIDTRTGAIFHLAAIVSGQAEADFDLGMRINLDASRTLLEVCRARGHRPRVVFTSSVAVYGGALPDVVQDDTALNPQSSYGAEKAIAELLLCDYARRGFVDGRVLRLPTISVRPGRPNAAASSFASGIIREPLNGEESVCPVPGSTRLWLLSPRGAIDALVAGCEIDAAKLGNKRVINLPGLSVSVDEMIAALREVAGDAVVKLIRHVPDERVEKIVGSWPGRWDTSRAEALGLKGDTSFADVIRSHLADERR, encoded by the coding sequence ATGAAAGTACTGATCACCGGCGGCGCCGGCTTTCTCGGCCAGCGTCTCGCGCGCAAGCTGCTCGAGCGCGGCGAACTGACCGGCCCCGACGGCCGTGTCGAGACAATCGACGAGCTGGTGCTGCTCGACGTCGTCCAGGGCAGCGATTTCGGCGACGCGCGCGTGACGTCGATCGTCGGCGACATCGCCGATCGCGCGGTGCTCGAACGCGCGATCGACACGCGCACGGGCGCGATCTTCCACCTCGCGGCGATCGTCAGCGGGCAAGCCGAAGCCGATTTCGATCTCGGCATGCGGATCAACCTCGACGCATCGCGCACGCTGCTCGAGGTGTGTCGCGCGCGCGGCCACCGGCCGCGGGTGGTGTTCACGAGCTCCGTCGCGGTGTACGGCGGCGCGCTGCCCGACGTCGTGCAGGACGACACCGCGCTGAACCCGCAATCGTCATACGGCGCCGAGAAGGCGATCGCCGAACTGCTGCTGTGCGACTACGCGCGCCGCGGCTTCGTCGACGGCCGCGTGCTGCGGCTGCCGACCATCAGCGTGCGGCCCGGCCGCCCGAACGCGGCCGCGTCGTCGTTCGCGAGCGGCATCATCCGCGAGCCGCTGAACGGCGAGGAAAGCGTATGCCCGGTGCCCGGCTCGACGCGGCTGTGGCTGCTGTCGCCGCGCGGCGCGATCGACGCGCTCGTCGCCGGTTGCGAGATCGATGCCGCGAAGCTCGGCAACAAGCGCGTGATCAATCTGCCGGGGCTGTCGGTGTCGGTCGACGAGATGATCGCGGCGCTGCGCGAAGTCGCGGGCGACGCGGTCGTCAAGCTGATCCGCCATGTGCCCGACGAACGCGTCGAGAAGATCGTCGGCAGTTGGCCGGGCCGCTGGGATACGTCGCGTGCGGAAGCGCTCGGGCTGAAAGGCGACACGTCGTTCGCGGACGTGATCCGCAGCCATCTCGCCGACGAGCGGCGCTGA
- the ltnD gene encoding L-threonate dehydrogenase, whose protein sequence is MTMSRNVGVIGLGAMGLGVARSLLRAGLRVHACDVRDTVLQAFAAEGGIACATPAELGAQCDVVVTLVVNAAQTETVLFGEHGAVAAMKPGGVVIASATVAPEFAVALGARIEAAGLQMLDAPVSGGAARAAAGEMTMMTSGPAAAYAGCEDVLAAIAGKVYRLGDAHGIGSKVKIINQLLAGVHIAAAAEAMALGLREGVDADALYDVITHSAGNSWMFENRVPHILNGDYTPLSAVDIFVKDLGLVLDTARRSKFPLPLSATAHQMFMSASSAGHGGEDDSAVIKTFPGITLPPAR, encoded by the coding sequence TTGACCATGTCAAGAAATGTTGGAGTCATCGGCCTCGGCGCGATGGGCCTCGGCGTCGCACGCTCGCTGCTGCGCGCCGGCCTGCGCGTCCATGCATGCGACGTGCGCGACACCGTGCTGCAGGCCTTCGCCGCCGAAGGCGGCATCGCGTGCGCGACGCCGGCCGAACTCGGTGCGCAGTGCGACGTCGTCGTCACGCTCGTCGTCAATGCCGCGCAGACGGAAACGGTGCTGTTCGGCGAACACGGTGCGGTCGCGGCGATGAAGCCCGGCGGCGTCGTGATCGCGAGCGCGACCGTCGCGCCCGAATTCGCGGTCGCGCTCGGCGCGCGCATCGAGGCGGCCGGCCTGCAGATGCTCGACGCGCCGGTGTCGGGCGGCGCCGCGCGCGCGGCCGCCGGCGAGATGACGATGATGACGTCCGGCCCGGCCGCCGCGTATGCGGGCTGCGAGGACGTGCTCGCGGCGATCGCCGGCAAGGTGTACCGCCTCGGCGACGCGCACGGCATCGGCTCGAAAGTGAAGATCATCAATCAATTGCTGGCCGGCGTGCATATCGCGGCGGCGGCCGAAGCGATGGCGCTCGGCCTGCGCGAAGGCGTCGATGCCGACGCGCTGTACGACGTGATCACGCACAGCGCCGGCAATTCGTGGATGTTCGAGAACCGCGTGCCGCACATCCTGAACGGCGACTACACGCCGCTGTCGGCCGTCGACATCTTCGTGAAGGATCTCGGCCTCGTGCTCGATACCGCGCGCCGCAGCAAATTCCCGCTGCCGCTGTCGGCCACCGCGCACCAGATGTTCATGAGCGCGTCGAGCGCCGGCCACGGCGGCGAGGACGATTCCGCCGTGATCAAGACTTTCCCCGGCATCACGCTGCCGCCCGCCCGCTGA
- a CDS encoding GlxA family transcriptional regulator — translation MIPDVPASPLAEPAPRRLRFGIVLLPNFTLTAFSGFVDMLRLSADDGDYSKPVRCAWSVIGETLAPVRASCGIQITPWETFDAAEPFDYVVVVGGLLHSGPQAGPETLDFIRRAATGGATVVGICTGVFTLMRAGVLDGYRTCVSWFHYWDFIERFPSADPDLLIADRLFVIDRRRITCSGGRASIDVAAAILLRHFDHATVQKALRILLVGEMQKGNAPQPHPPGLEPATHPKVKRAILLMEQHVGRALPLEELACKLDLSTRQLERLFKAETGKSPQAFAKQVRLRTAAWLLTSSDRTVADIASSCGFADASHLGREFRKQFGVPPATYRERGGDVAEVDATPDASVDAVEDIAD, via the coding sequence ATGATCCCCGACGTACCCGCTTCCCCCCTCGCAGAACCCGCGCCGCGGCGCCTCCGCTTCGGCATCGTGCTGCTGCCGAACTTCACGCTGACGGCCTTCTCGGGCTTCGTCGACATGCTGCGGCTGTCGGCCGACGACGGCGACTACAGCAAGCCCGTGCGCTGCGCATGGAGCGTGATCGGCGAGACGCTCGCGCCGGTGCGCGCGAGCTGCGGGATCCAGATCACGCCGTGGGAGACGTTCGACGCGGCCGAGCCGTTCGACTACGTGGTGGTGGTCGGCGGGCTGCTGCATTCGGGGCCGCAGGCCGGCCCTGAAACGCTCGACTTCATCCGCCGCGCGGCGACGGGCGGCGCGACGGTCGTCGGCATCTGCACCGGCGTGTTCACGCTGATGCGCGCCGGCGTGCTCGACGGCTATCGCACCTGCGTGAGCTGGTTCCATTACTGGGATTTCATCGAGCGCTTTCCGTCCGCCGATCCCGACCTGCTGATCGCCGACCGGCTGTTCGTGATCGACCGGCGCCGGATCACGTGCTCGGGCGGCCGCGCGTCGATCGACGTCGCCGCCGCGATCCTGCTGCGCCATTTCGATCACGCGACCGTGCAGAAGGCGCTGCGCATCCTGCTCGTCGGCGAGATGCAGAAAGGCAACGCGCCGCAGCCGCATCCGCCGGGCCTCGAACCGGCGACGCATCCGAAGGTCAAGCGCGCGATTCTTCTGATGGAACAGCACGTCGGGCGCGCGCTGCCGCTCGAGGAACTCGCGTGCAAGCTCGACCTGTCGACGCGGCAGCTCGAGCGGCTCTTCAAGGCCGAGACCGGCAAGAGTCCGCAGGCCTTCGCGAAACAGGTGCGACTGCGCACGGCCGCGTGGCTGCTGACGAGCTCGGACCGCACGGTCGCCGATATCGCGTCGAGTTGCGGATTCGCCGATGCGTCGCACCTCGGGCGCGAATTCCGCAAGCAGTTCGGCGTGCCGCCGGCGACGTATCGCGAGCGCGGCGGGGACGTGGCCGAAGTCGATGCGACGCCCGATGCGTCGGTCGACGCCGTCGAGGACATCGCGGACTGA
- a CDS encoding FadR/GntR family transcriptional regulator has protein sequence MFEKIPARAMSDHVAQQLLKQIEVGSFSATGKLPTEAVLAQEFGVSRTVIREAISRLKNEGVVEPRQGSGVFVNQHGAIRPLRIDYAEAVEASSLPHLLAVRRAIEAEVAAEAALHHTDDDMADIDDALRKIDAAVAEGRDGVAEDVAFHRTIAAVTGNPYFLKTLQFLNQYLEAGVKVTRGNEATRDDFSRQVRDEHAAIADAIRARDPMAARNAARTHMYNAARRLAEAGIC, from the coding sequence ATGTTCGAGAAAATTCCGGCTCGCGCGATGAGCGACCATGTCGCGCAGCAACTGCTCAAGCAGATCGAAGTGGGCAGTTTCTCGGCCACCGGCAAGCTGCCGACCGAAGCCGTGCTCGCGCAGGAATTCGGCGTGAGCCGCACCGTGATCCGCGAGGCGATCTCGCGGCTGAAGAACGAAGGCGTGGTCGAGCCGCGCCAGGGCAGCGGCGTGTTCGTGAACCAGCACGGCGCGATCCGGCCGCTGCGCATCGACTACGCGGAAGCCGTCGAGGCGAGCTCGCTGCCGCACCTGCTCGCGGTGCGTCGCGCGATCGAGGCCGAAGTCGCGGCCGAAGCCGCGCTGCACCACACCGACGACGACATGGCCGACATCGACGACGCGCTGCGCAAGATCGACGCAGCGGTGGCCGAAGGGCGCGACGGCGTCGCGGAAGACGTCGCGTTCCACCGCACGATCGCGGCCGTCACCGGCAACCCGTATTTCCTGAAGACGCTGCAATTCCTGAACCAGTACCTCGAAGCCGGCGTGAAGGTCACGCGAGGCAACGAAGCGACGCGCGACGATTTCTCGCGGCAGGTGCGCGACGAGCACGCGGCGATCGCCGACGCGATCCGCGCGCGCGACCCGATGGCCGCCCGCAACGCGGCGCGCACGCACATGTACAACGCCGCTCGCCGCCTCGCGGAAGCCGGCATCTGCTGA
- a CDS encoding MFS transporter: protein MTALDAAASRSPAAAAQSGELDRTYRKVFWRIVPFLMLCYVVAYLDRVNVGFAKLQMSQDLAFSETVFGLGAGIFFLGYFLFELPSNLLMHRLGARIWIARIMITWGVLSALFAFVKTPTQFYVLRFLLGLAEAGFYPGVILYLTYWFPSHRRAKIIAVFMSAIPVSGIFGNPLSGWIMERFHGGSGFHGWQWMFMIEAVPAVLVGIATILYLDNGIRGAKWLDEREKQLLEDEIAAQPQERQKHGHSLKAVFSDPRMWWMSLIYFAFVTGQYGLTFWMPTLVKSTGITDTLQIGLLSAIPFVVAIVVMNLFGHSADKRRERRWHLIVPALMGALGFAVAASYSHNTAVSIVFLSLAAGGVLTCAPLFWSLPTAFLAGSAAAAGIAIINSVGNLAGFASPYVIGYLKDVTHSTSSGMYVLAAMLVIGAIAVWLTPAKLVNR, encoded by the coding sequence ATGACTGCTCTCGACGCGGCCGCAAGCCGCTCGCCCGCCGCGGCCGCCCAGTCGGGCGAACTCGACCGCACCTACAGGAAAGTGTTCTGGCGCATCGTGCCGTTCCTGATGCTCTGCTACGTGGTCGCGTATCTCGACCGCGTGAACGTCGGCTTTGCCAAGCTGCAGATGTCGCAGGATCTCGCGTTCAGCGAAACCGTGTTCGGGCTCGGCGCGGGGATTTTCTTCCTGGGCTACTTTCTGTTCGAACTGCCGAGCAACCTGCTGATGCACCGCCTCGGCGCGCGCATCTGGATCGCGCGGATCATGATCACGTGGGGCGTGCTGTCCGCGCTGTTCGCGTTCGTGAAGACGCCGACGCAGTTCTACGTGCTGCGCTTCCTGCTCGGCCTCGCGGAAGCCGGCTTCTATCCGGGCGTGATCCTGTACCTCACGTACTGGTTCCCGTCCCATCGCCGCGCGAAGATCATCGCGGTGTTCATGTCGGCGATTCCGGTGTCGGGCATTTTCGGCAACCCGCTGTCGGGCTGGATCATGGAGCGCTTCCACGGCGGCTCGGGCTTCCACGGCTGGCAATGGATGTTCATGATCGAAGCCGTGCCGGCCGTGCTCGTCGGCATCGCGACGATCCTGTATCTCGACAACGGCATCCGCGGCGCGAAGTGGCTCGACGAGCGCGAGAAGCAGCTGCTCGAAGACGAAATCGCCGCGCAGCCGCAGGAACGGCAGAAGCACGGCCATTCGCTGAAGGCCGTGTTCTCGGACCCGCGCATGTGGTGGATGTCGCTGATCTACTTCGCGTTCGTCACCGGCCAGTACGGGCTCACCTTCTGGATGCCGACGCTCGTGAAATCGACCGGTATCACCGATACGCTGCAGATCGGCCTGCTGTCGGCGATTCCGTTCGTCGTCGCGATCGTCGTGATGAACCTGTTCGGCCACAGCGCGGACAAGCGCCGCGAACGCCGCTGGCACCTGATCGTGCCGGCGCTGATGGGCGCGCTCGGGTTTGCGGTCGCCGCGTCGTACTCGCACAATACGGCCGTGTCGATCGTGTTCCTGTCGCTCGCGGCAGGCGGCGTGCTGACCTGCGCCCCGCTGTTCTGGTCGCTGCCGACCGCGTTCCTCGCAGGCTCCGCGGCCGCGGCCGGGATCGCGATCATCAACTCGGTCGGCAACCTCGCCGGTTTCGCGAGCCCGTACGTGATCGGCTACCTGAAGGACGTCACGCACAGCACGTCGTCCGGCATGTACGTGCTGGCCGCGATGCTCGTGATCGGCGCGATCGCCGTGTGGCTCACGCCCGCGAAACTCGTGAACCGCTGA
- a CDS encoding response regulator has translation MRLLLVEDDDLIGSGLEISLSRAGYHVDWLRDGHAAAAALATTRFALVVLDLGLPGKSGTELLRALRDAGDTVPVLVLTARGTVADRVRGLDDGADDYLAKPFELSEVLARCRALVRRSQGRAGDEIVWRDITIDLTAHTVTRHAARIALTSREWAILVQLVTHPGIPQSRARLEDGLYGWQEGIESNAIEVHVSNLRKKLGAELIRTVRGIGYVVELP, from the coding sequence ATGCGACTCCTCCTTGTTGAAGACGACGACCTGATCGGCAGCGGCCTCGAGATCAGCCTGAGCCGGGCCGGCTATCACGTCGACTGGTTGCGCGACGGTCATGCGGCCGCAGCCGCGCTCGCGACGACGCGCTTCGCACTCGTCGTACTCGATCTCGGGCTGCCCGGCAAATCGGGCACGGAACTGCTGCGCGCGCTGCGCGATGCCGGCGATACGGTCCCCGTGCTGGTGCTGACCGCACGCGGCACCGTGGCGGACCGTGTGCGCGGCCTCGACGACGGCGCGGACGACTATCTCGCGAAACCGTTCGAATTGTCCGAAGTGCTCGCCCGCTGCCGCGCGCTCGTGCGGCGCTCGCAGGGCCGTGCCGGCGACGAAATCGTATGGCGCGACATCACGATCGACCTGACCGCGCATACCGTGACGCGCCATGCGGCGCGCATCGCGCTCACGTCGCGCGAGTGGGCGATCCTCGTTCAGCTCGTCACGCACCCGGGCATCCCGCAGTCGCGCGCGCGTCTCGAGGACGGCCTGTACGGCTGGCAGGAAGGCATCGAAAGCAATGCGATCGAGGTCCATGTGTCGAACCTGCGCAAGAAGCTCGGCGCGGAATTGATCCGCACCGTCCGCGGTATCGGCTACGTGGTCGAACTTCCATGA
- a CDS encoding lysylphosphatidylglycerol synthase domain-containing protein, with amino-acid sequence MTTEPNLDAAAPGRVALRGDARLRHAGRAIALVGLALAVSLVWREHPQDILHRLRAAGAGLLVAALAHILPMLANAWDWRMLIRGPRRPSLPTMLKLVWIRESINGLLPVARIGGEIVSFGLLRQAGVRPATAVASLVADMQLTLISQLIFALVAIGYVLERVSSDAARVAANLAIGMAALVPVLLLFALVQHARPFERAMRVLNRVTSGKVVALVGESARTDQSIRMIWRKTGVVVRYLGIWQTLQFAGYALEIWLALVFLGADPSFAQALAIEALIQLVSSIAFLMPGGLGVQEGGFVLIGGLLGFDAPTCLALAGARRVRDLLFYLPGLIAWQWAAGSAARPGGPTRAPLPAGDAAGPQ; translated from the coding sequence ATGACGACGGAGCCGAACCTCGACGCCGCGGCGCCCGGCCGGGTCGCCCTGCGCGGCGACGCACGGCTTCGCCATGCGGGGCGCGCGATCGCGCTCGTCGGGCTGGCGCTCGCGGTGTCGCTCGTCTGGCGCGAGCATCCGCAAGACATCCTGCATCGGCTGCGGGCCGCCGGCGCCGGGCTGCTGGTCGCCGCGCTCGCGCACATCCTGCCGATGCTCGCGAACGCGTGGGACTGGCGGATGCTGATCCGCGGTCCGCGCCGGCCGTCGTTGCCGACGATGCTGAAACTCGTGTGGATCCGCGAATCGATCAACGGGTTGCTGCCGGTCGCGCGCATCGGCGGCGAGATCGTGTCGTTCGGATTGCTGCGGCAGGCGGGCGTGCGTCCGGCGACCGCCGTGGCCAGCCTCGTCGCCGACATGCAGCTCACGCTGATCAGCCAGCTGATCTTCGCGCTGGTCGCGATCGGCTATGTGCTCGAACGCGTGTCGTCCGATGCGGCGCGGGTGGCGGCCAACCTCGCGATCGGCATGGCCGCGCTGGTGCCGGTGCTGCTGCTGTTCGCGCTGGTGCAGCACGCGCGGCCGTTCGAACGCGCGATGCGCGTGCTCAACCGCGTCACGAGCGGCAAGGTGGTGGCGCTGGTCGGCGAATCGGCACGCACCGACCAGTCGATCCGGATGATCTGGAGAAAGACGGGCGTGGTCGTCCGCTATCTCGGGATCTGGCAGACGCTGCAGTTCGCGGGCTATGCGCTGGAAATCTGGCTGGCGCTGGTCTTCCTCGGCGCCGATCCGAGCTTTGCGCAGGCACTGGCGATCGAGGCGCTGATCCAGCTCGTGAGCAGCATCGCGTTCCTGATGCCGGGCGGCCTGGGGGTGCAGGAGGGCGGGTTCGTGCTGATCGGCGGGCTGCTCGGGTTCGACGCGCCGACCTGTCTCGCGTTGGCCGGCGCGCGCCGCGTGCGCGACCTGCTGTTCTATCTGCCGGGGCTGATCGCATGGCAGTGGGCGGCGGGTTCGGCGGCCCGGCCGGGTGGACCGACACGTGCGCCGTTGCCCGCCGGGGACGCCGCCGGGCCGCAGTGA
- the otnC gene encoding 3-oxo-tetronate 4-phosphate decarboxylase: MSDEAKLREEICVVGASLYARGHAVGSAGNISARLADGWLITPTDACLGRLDPNDIAKVGADGRPVSGGKPSKTLALHRGIYARNADAHGVVHTHSTHLVALTLAGVWRDTDVLPPITPYYVMKVGHIPLIRYRRPGDPAVAAEVAALADQVRGVLLDRLGPVMWGPSVSHASYALEELEETARLWLMTQPKPEPLSDAALDELRRTFDARW; encoded by the coding sequence ATGAGCGACGAAGCGAAACTGCGCGAAGAGATCTGCGTGGTCGGCGCGAGCCTGTATGCGCGCGGCCATGCGGTCGGCAGCGCCGGCAACATCAGCGCGCGTCTCGCGGACGGCTGGCTGATCACGCCGACCGACGCGTGCCTCGGCCGGCTCGACCCGAACGACATCGCGAAGGTCGGCGCCGACGGCCGGCCCGTATCGGGCGGCAAGCCGTCGAAGACGCTCGCGCTGCATCGCGGCATCTACGCGCGCAACGCAGACGCGCATGGTGTCGTCCACACGCATTCGACGCATCTCGTCGCGTTGACGCTCGCGGGCGTGTGGCGCGACACCGACGTGCTGCCGCCGATCACGCCGTACTACGTGATGAAGGTCGGCCACATCCCGCTGATCCGTTACCGCCGCCCTGGCGACCCCGCCGTCGCGGCCGAAGTCGCGGCGCTGGCCGACCAGGTGCGCGGCGTGCTGCTCGATCGCCTCGGCCCCGTGATGTGGGGGCCGTCGGTGTCGCATGCGTCGTACGCGCTCGAGGAGCTCGAGGAAACGGCGCGGCTGTGGCTGATGACGCAGCCGAAGCCGGAACCGCTGTCCGACGCCGCGCTCGACGAATTGCGCCGCACCTTCGACGCGCGCTGGTGA
- the hpnI gene encoding bacteriohopanetetrol glucosamine biosynthesis glycosyltransferase HpnI: MVVLHVLRALAGAMSIVCGLGVVLGVAYTLTAGVLVGRFFSRAMAPPRTYPGVTVAQPLHGDEWDLVQHLESYFVQDYPGPVQHLFGVHDAGDAALAAVETLRARYPGANVKVVADARLYGPNRKIANLVNMLEHAEHSVLCLADSDVVVERDYLRAVVGALQQPDVGIVTSVYRGVAAPGFWPGVAAAMTNYHFLPGVITGLFIGRARPCFGQTIAITRATLERIGGLTRFAHHLAEDHALGEAVRQAGAQVVIPPFVVGHACVEETFARLYAHELRWSCTIRAADRLGHLGSVLMHPVPLALLAVLCSGGTAAACALAVAALASRAWLMLRTSRATGAGLRRAFWLPFVDLLQFVIFVSSFFSSHVVWRGTRFRVDRQGLLSPAGES; this comes from the coding sequence ATGGTTGTGTTGCATGTGCTGCGCGCGCTGGCCGGCGCGATGTCGATCGTCTGCGGGCTCGGCGTGGTGCTGGGCGTCGCGTACACGCTCACGGCGGGCGTGCTGGTCGGCCGGTTCTTTTCCCGGGCGATGGCGCCGCCGCGCACGTATCCGGGCGTCACCGTCGCGCAGCCGCTGCACGGTGACGAATGGGATCTCGTACAGCATCTCGAAAGCTACTTCGTGCAGGATTATCCGGGGCCGGTGCAGCACCTGTTCGGCGTGCACGATGCGGGCGACGCGGCACTCGCGGCGGTCGAGACGTTGCGCGCGCGGTATCCGGGCGCGAACGTCAAGGTCGTCGCCGATGCGCGGCTGTACGGGCCGAACCGCAAGATCGCCAATCTCGTGAACATGCTCGAACACGCGGAGCATTCGGTGCTCTGTCTCGCCGACAGCGACGTGGTGGTCGAGCGCGATTATCTGCGCGCCGTCGTCGGTGCGCTACAGCAGCCGGATGTCGGCATCGTGACGAGCGTGTATCGCGGCGTCGCAGCGCCGGGATTCTGGCCGGGGGTCGCCGCGGCGATGACGAACTACCATTTCCTGCCGGGCGTGATCACCGGGCTCTTCATCGGGCGCGCGCGGCCCTGCTTCGGCCAGACGATCGCCATCACGCGCGCGACGCTCGAACGCATCGGCGGGCTGACGCGCTTTGCGCATCATCTGGCGGAAGATCACGCACTCGGCGAAGCCGTGCGGCAAGCGGGCGCGCAGGTCGTCATTCCGCCGTTCGTCGTCGGGCATGCGTGTGTCGAAGAGACGTTCGCGCGGTTGTACGCACACGAATTGCGCTGGAGCTGCACGATCCGCGCGGCGGACCGGCTCGGTCATCTCGGATCGGTACTGATGCACCCGGTGCCGCTGGCGCTGCTGGCGGTGCTGTGCTCCGGCGGCACGGCCGCCGCGTGTGCGCTCGCGGTTGCGGCGCTGGCGTCGCGCGCCTGGTTGATGCTGAGAACGAGCCGCGCGACCGGCGCCGGCCTGCGCCGCGCATTCTGGCTGCCGTTCGTCGATCTCCTGCAGTTCGTGATCTTCGTATCGAGCTTCTTCTCGTCGCATGTCGTGTGGCGCGGCACGCGCTTTCGCGTCGACCGGCAAGGCCTGCTGTCGCCGGCGGGTGAGTCATGA